A genomic window from Candidatus Pelagisphaera phototrophica includes:
- a CDS encoding Re/Si-specific NAD(P)(+) transhydrogenase subunit alpha → MRVFIPSESLSSETRVALVPESVQKLTAMGISVSIERGAGLNSYFLDKDYEKAGAEIVEDRKEELTQADLVARVRKPPVEEVPFLKSGAMHISFLDPFNERDLINAFAGAGVTAVSMEMIPRTTLAQKMDALSSQANLAGYFAVVKASERLNRILPMMMTPAGTISPSRVFVIGVGVAGLQAIATAKRLGARVEAFDTRPVVEEQVRSLGAKFVKIDLGDTGQTDQGYAKELTPDQIKMQQEGMAKICAQSDIVITTAKLFGRLAPKIVTEAMVSRMKFGSVIVDLAVESGGNVAGSKLDEEVQIKDGPRIIGIGALEDRVAVHASQMYSANIFNFIEHFWNEELKKINQDLEDEILGGCVITDGGSIVHERFK, encoded by the coding sequence ATGCGCGTATTCATCCCTAGTGAATCGTTATCGTCAGAAACTCGAGTAGCCCTTGTTCCAGAATCGGTTCAGAAGCTTACCGCTATGGGTATCTCTGTCTCAATTGAGAGGGGCGCTGGACTAAATAGCTATTTTTTGGATAAGGACTATGAAAAGGCTGGAGCGGAAATCGTCGAAGACCGCAAAGAGGAGTTAACCCAGGCCGATCTGGTTGCGAGAGTGAGAAAGCCGCCGGTTGAGGAAGTACCCTTTTTGAAATCAGGCGCTATGCATATCAGCTTTCTGGATCCCTTCAATGAAAGGGATCTTATTAACGCTTTCGCTGGTGCGGGAGTGACGGCGGTTAGCATGGAAATGATCCCGAGAACGACCCTCGCCCAGAAGATGGACGCGCTCAGTTCTCAGGCGAACTTGGCGGGCTATTTTGCGGTAGTAAAAGCATCGGAGCGGCTCAATCGAATTTTGCCGATGATGATGACACCGGCTGGAACTATTTCACCATCCAGGGTATTTGTTATCGGTGTGGGCGTAGCGGGTCTGCAGGCGATTGCGACTGCAAAGCGACTGGGAGCCCGTGTTGAGGCATTTGATACGAGACCAGTAGTCGAAGAGCAGGTAAGGTCTTTGGGGGCCAAGTTCGTCAAGATCGATCTGGGTGATACCGGTCAGACTGATCAGGGATATGCTAAGGAGCTAACGCCGGATCAGATCAAGATGCAACAAGAAGGTATGGCAAAGATTTGCGCGCAGTCGGATATCGTTATCACAACTGCCAAGCTGTTTGGCCGCCTGGCCCCGAAGATAGTCACTGAAGCAATGGTCAGCAGGATGAAATTCGGGTCCGTGATTGTGGATCTTGCCGTTGAGTCAGGAGGGAATGTCGCGGGATCGAAGCTCGATGAGGAAGTTCAGATAAAAGATGGCCCGAGGATCATCGGAATTGGGGCGCTGGAAGATCGAGTTGCCGTGCATGCCAGTCAAATGTACTCCGCCAACATTTTCAATTTCATCGAACACTTTTGGAACGAAGAATTAAAAAAGATAAACCAGGATCTAGAGGATGAAATTCTCGGGGGTTGCGTCATCACTGATGGAGGCTCGATTGTTCATGAACGTTTTAAGTAG
- a CDS encoding imelysin family protein yields the protein MRRFTKRLISTLLIGSIPLSADFEPFPPTPEGQPYSNEVAFQALSNYADLAWEMYSDSVREVIRFNMAVYAFRKDPGIDTFENAKRLWVEARKTYGRTEAFRFSDTPIDELELEILINAWPVDESYIDYTREDPNSGIVNQPDNYPKINSVVLPRLNEKGGEANVSTGWHVIEFLLWGQDFNEAGPGTRSWTDYTTGNNADRRMKYLVTATEILRSHLVLISDEWSPFNYDGHPGEFFLRRPSRIIRTAMRGIASLAGREIASERLAAAQRSRSQEDEHSCFSDTTHNDLVANMEGLESVLFGKYTSSSGKVTIAEKGVIDIIASADTNLAETIKSQFYTAKEYIETIPAPFDQAIIAPEASQDYQSIRKAVEALWEFVYSMSDAEEVMGLDVRIR from the coding sequence ATGCGACGCTTTACAAAAAGACTGATCTCCACCCTTCTCATTGGGTCTATTCCGTTGTCGGCAGATTTCGAACCTTTTCCACCGACTCCAGAAGGGCAGCCGTATTCCAACGAAGTCGCTTTTCAGGCGCTTTCAAATTACGCGGACCTCGCTTGGGAGATGTATTCCGATTCTGTTAGGGAGGTGATTCGCTTCAACATGGCAGTCTACGCTTTTCGCAAGGACCCTGGTATTGATACATTTGAAAATGCGAAACGACTTTGGGTCGAAGCACGCAAAACCTATGGCCGTACCGAAGCATTCCGTTTTTCGGATACACCAATCGACGAACTGGAGCTTGAGATACTTATAAATGCTTGGCCTGTCGACGAGTCTTATATCGACTATACCCGAGAGGATCCAAATTCCGGGATTGTCAACCAACCCGACAATTATCCGAAAATCAACAGCGTGGTGCTTCCCAGATTGAACGAAAAAGGAGGTGAGGCAAATGTATCTACCGGATGGCATGTCATCGAGTTTCTTCTTTGGGGTCAGGATTTTAATGAGGCCGGTCCGGGTACACGCTCATGGACTGACTACACTACAGGCAATAACGCAGATCGCCGTATGAAATATTTGGTTACAGCTACTGAAATCCTTCGCAGCCATCTAGTCCTTATTTCGGACGAGTGGAGCCCCTTCAACTATGATGGGCATCCTGGGGAATTCTTCTTGAGGCGCCCCTCTCGAATCATTCGAACTGCTATGCGAGGTATCGCGTCTCTCGCAGGAAGGGAAATCGCGAGTGAACGCCTAGCGGCTGCACAACGCAGCCGATCCCAGGAAGATGAGCATTCCTGCTTTAGTGACACCACTCACAACGATCTGGTCGCAAACATGGAAGGGCTGGAATCTGTACTATTTGGCAAATACACAAGTTCCTCGGGGAAAGTGACCATAGCCGAGAAGGGAGTCATAGATATCATCGCTTCTGCTGACACTAATCTTGCGGAGACAATCAAATCCCAATTTTACACTGCAAAAGAATACATTGAAACCATACCTGCACCCTTCGATCAGGCGATCATCGCCCCCGAAGCTAGCCAAGATTATCAATCCATTCGAAAAGCCGTCGAGGCGCTCTGGGAATTCGTCTACTCAATGTCAGATGCCGAGGAGGTCATGGGTCTCGATGTAAGGATTCGATGA
- a CDS encoding ABC transporter ATP-binding protein: MALLSIRDLVKGYPSEWGGLVDVVNVTAFELQPGEQVLLQGESGSGKSTLLNLIAGIVVADSGEILLSGENVSSLSESARDTHRARSLGYVFQNFNLLNGYSCLENVELGMSFGAGADREYALQLLARVGLANRQNYRPDQLSQGQKQRVAIARALANRPKLVLADEPTGNLDPTNAAIALELIQSLCRENGAALLFVSHDPQLASKFGRVIDLAELNQAACLSSKGGGIE; encoded by the coding sequence ATGGCCCTGCTCTCGATACGCGATCTAGTTAAAGGTTACCCTTCTGAATGGGGAGGCCTTGTCGACGTTGTAAACGTCACAGCGTTTGAACTGCAACCGGGAGAGCAGGTATTGCTTCAGGGGGAGAGTGGCTCGGGAAAGTCTACCTTGTTGAATCTGATCGCAGGAATCGTGGTTGCGGATTCGGGAGAGATCCTTTTGAGCGGCGAAAATGTTAGTTCCCTCTCTGAGTCTGCCCGAGATACCCATCGGGCGCGTTCACTGGGCTATGTATTTCAGAACTTCAATCTACTCAATGGGTACTCCTGCCTGGAAAATGTAGAGTTGGGCATGAGTTTTGGAGCGGGTGCGGATCGTGAGTATGCCCTCCAGCTCCTTGCCCGTGTCGGTCTTGCAAATCGGCAGAATTACCGCCCCGATCAGCTTTCGCAGGGCCAGAAGCAACGAGTCGCGATTGCGCGTGCCTTGGCGAATCGGCCGAAACTAGTCTTAGCGGACGAGCCGACAGGGAATTTGGACCCGACCAATGCCGCAATAGCTCTGGAACTCATTCAATCACTTTGCCGGGAAAATGGTGCGGCCCTTCTTTTCGTCAGCCACGATCCTCAATTGGCATCGAAATTCGGGCGAGTCATTGATTTGGCGGAATTGAACCAAGCCGCCTGTTTGAGCAGCAAAGGGGGAGGTATTGAATGA
- a CDS encoding FkbM family methyltransferase, which yields MDALKNQAKPSAWSSVHRLFSLGGFRSPSHRTQILPFFDRTNGRFVEIGASDGIKNSFTLYLEKALGWKGLLIEPWPHLFHKCRKTRKQSQVLNVAVVDQWLKDSFIEVRGTPPKGSIKRTIRKESTERLAGKPLEAPFKRPKQEKVSYVTTDIAQNILKRAEFESEFDLLVLNLQGYENNALEGLDFNTYRPSFVLAKVGNNTRSLSNMPTSYELVASSTHDERSILRLFRDSKFGKN from the coding sequence GTGGACGCACTAAAAAACCAAGCCAAGCCATCCGCATGGAGCAGCGTTCACCGGCTATTTTCGCTCGGTGGATTTCGCTCTCCATCCCATCGGACCCAGATTCTTCCCTTTTTTGATCGGACAAACGGAAGATTCGTAGAGATTGGCGCCAGTGATGGAATCAAAAATAGCTTTACCCTCTACCTGGAAAAAGCGTTGGGGTGGAAAGGTCTGTTGATTGAGCCTTGGCCACACCTCTTTCACAAATGCCGAAAGACGCGCAAGCAAAGCCAAGTCCTGAATGTAGCCGTCGTCGACCAATGGCTGAAAGACTCGTTTATCGAGGTCCGAGGAACACCGCCCAAAGGATCGATTAAGAGAACGATCCGCAAAGAATCAACTGAACGGCTTGCGGGCAAGCCTCTCGAAGCCCCTTTCAAACGACCCAAGCAAGAGAAGGTTTCCTACGTGACGACCGACATTGCTCAAAACATCCTGAAACGAGCTGAGTTCGAGTCAGAATTCGACCTCCTGGTTCTGAATCTCCAAGGGTACGAGAACAACGCGCTGGAGGGGCTCGATTTCAACACCTATCGCCCATCCTTTGTTTTAGCAAAAGTCGGCAACAATACACGATCCCTTTCAAATATGCCCACGTCCTACGAACTTGTCGCATCCTCAACGCACGATGAGCGCTCCATACTCCGGCTCTTCCGCGATTCAAAATTCGGCAAAAACTAA
- a CDS encoding NAD(P) transhydrogenase subunit alpha: MDLVLLFFIFVLAAFLGLELISKVPSQLHTPLMSGSNAISGITIVGALVATGVNETGTLGMVLGFLALVFAAVNVVGGYMVTDRMLQMFKKKDK, from the coding sequence ATGGACCTCGTATTGTTATTTTTCATTTTCGTGCTCGCCGCCTTTCTAGGGCTTGAGCTGATTTCAAAAGTGCCGTCCCAGCTCCACACGCCGCTAATGTCGGGCTCGAACGCGATTTCAGGAATCACAATTGTGGGAGCATTAGTAGCAACCGGGGTAAATGAAACAGGAACACTCGGAATGGTTTTAGGCTTTCTGGCCCTTGTGTTTGCAGCCGTGAATGTGGTTGGTGGGTATATGGTGACGGACCGAATGCTTCAAATGTTTAAAAAGAAGGACAAGTAA
- a CDS encoding thioredoxin family protein — translation MSATASMGLVAMNGKTRTAPTTSYATKIARQTLIFQTAMSRKTKSTLRSFVIIAIIALAVYFLNAEYQSHLEQKAIDTTGLEVLAFQHALVESSKTGKPVLADLSALWCPSSRRLYAEVLTNEMVKSKTESDYVFARIEYESDGGAEFMEKYQFS, via the coding sequence ATGAGTGCTACAGCATCTATGGGTCTTGTTGCAATGAATGGGAAGACCCGGACAGCTCCAACGACTAGCTACGCAACCAAGATTGCTCGCCAAACGTTAATTTTCCAAACAGCCATGAGCCGAAAAACGAAATCTACCCTCCGCTCATTCGTTATCATAGCCATCATTGCCCTCGCAGTCTACTTTCTAAATGCAGAATACCAATCCCATCTAGAGCAAAAAGCGATCGATACGACCGGTCTTGAAGTCCTCGCCTTCCAGCATGCACTCGTCGAATCCAGTAAAACAGGGAAGCCCGTACTGGCCGACCTTTCGGCTCTCTGGTGTCCCTCTTCTCGCCGGCTCTATGCGGAAGTCCTCACCAATGAGATGGTAAAGTCGAAGACCGAAAGTGACTATGTTTTCGCTCGAATCGAATATGAAAGCGATGGGGGTGCTGAATTCATGGAAAAGTACCAATTTTCCTAA
- a CDS encoding BlaI/MecI/CopY family transcriptional regulator produces the protein MPDAPRISDSEWEVMKALWDHEPMTAVEVLARLPHDQWKQKTVNTFLVRLEAKGVITSKRVGRANVYRTFHTEKECRRFEGSQFLSKVFRGQVAPMMLHFIENAELSESDIDKLKKLLDDRGGSNG, from the coding sequence ATGCCCGACGCCCCAAGAATATCAGACTCCGAATGGGAAGTGATGAAAGCCCTCTGGGATCATGAGCCGATGACAGCGGTTGAGGTACTTGCCCGATTGCCACACGACCAATGGAAACAGAAAACCGTGAACACTTTTCTCGTTCGACTCGAAGCAAAGGGGGTCATTACTTCCAAACGAGTCGGTCGAGCCAATGTGTACCGCACCTTTCACACGGAGAAGGAATGTAGGCGTTTTGAAGGGAGCCAATTCCTTTCCAAAGTCTTCCGAGGTCAGGTTGCCCCTATGATGCTCCATTTCATTGAGAATGCGGAGTTGTCGGAATCGGATATCGATAAGTTAAAGAAATTGTTGGACGACAGGGGAGGCTCTAATGGCTGA
- a CDS encoding YhcH/YjgK/YiaL family protein has translation MIVDHIKNWKNYAFGPAWEKAFAFLETLDAESEDGEFPIDGETMFARVMSYQTRNQTDPEAVLEAHRKYVDIQMTLVESERIACYPLHTLDLKDPYCAERDVQFFQYTAPADLQLSVFPGTFVCLLPQDGHMPQLNTGPEAKIVKKVVVKISRDALEI, from the coding sequence ATGATAGTTGACCATATTAAGAATTGGAAAAATTACGCCTTTGGACCTGCCTGGGAGAAGGCGTTTGCTTTCCTTGAAACTTTGGACGCGGAATCTGAAGACGGCGAGTTTCCCATTGATGGAGAAACGATGTTTGCAAGGGTTATGAGCTATCAGACTAGGAATCAAACGGATCCAGAAGCCGTTTTGGAAGCTCATCGAAAGTATGTGGACATTCAGATGACGTTAGTGGAAAGCGAACGCATCGCCTGCTATCCCTTACACACACTCGATCTTAAGGATCCCTATTGTGCGGAAAGAGATGTACAGTTTTTCCAATATACAGCCCCGGCCGACCTGCAATTGAGCGTATTTCCAGGGACGTTCGTGTGTTTGCTTCCTCAAGACGGCCACATGCCTCAGTTAAATACGGGTCCTGAAGCTAAGATCGTGAAGAAAGTGGTCGTGAAAATCTCGAGAGATGCGTTGGAGATCTAG
- a CDS encoding NAD(P)(+) transhydrogenase (Re/Si-specific) subunit beta, translated as MSFDSIINLAYVIAATLFVFGIKMLGSAETARRGNMISGIGMLIAIVVTLLNKGMSYEWIVAGLIVGTLIGGISARVVKMTSMPELVALFNGFGGLASLLVAWAELEKVRGIGWQAYSIEMGTSSYFSSFVIYLAMLIGGITFTGSLYAYGKLSGRLSGQAKVFPGQKGINALMLIAILVVGVLFAWNGDLDTANKLFLSGVVLALIFGVMGVMPIGGGDMPVVISLLNSCSGLAASAAGFVIANNVLIVAGCLVGASGLILTAIMCKAMNRSLGHVLFSGFGATSQSEGDGDDREPKSISVQDAYYVLEAASSVVFIPGYGMAVAQAQHVVKELGELLEKNGAEVNFAIHPVAGRMPGHMNVLLAEADVSYDQLVEMDNINPVMPTVDVAVVIGANDVVNPAASQDESSPIYGMPIIEAHNAKTVFILKRGQGKGFSGLVNKLFVMDNSRMIYGDAKATISELVNELKG; from the coding sequence ATGAGTTTTGATAGTATTATAAACTTGGCCTACGTAATTGCCGCGACTCTGTTCGTCTTTGGTATTAAGATGCTGGGGTCTGCGGAAACGGCACGACGCGGGAACATGATCTCCGGTATTGGCATGCTAATCGCCATTGTGGTGACTTTGCTGAACAAGGGGATGAGTTACGAGTGGATCGTCGCTGGGCTCATTGTGGGGACTCTCATCGGAGGTATTTCAGCTCGGGTAGTAAAAATGACCTCGATGCCCGAGCTTGTCGCATTGTTCAATGGCTTTGGGGGACTCGCTAGTCTACTCGTGGCATGGGCTGAACTGGAGAAGGTCCGGGGGATCGGGTGGCAGGCCTATAGTATCGAGATGGGGACTTCTTCATATTTCAGCTCATTTGTTATCTACCTGGCCATGCTCATCGGGGGGATTACATTTACGGGAAGCCTGTACGCTTATGGCAAGCTTTCTGGAAGGTTGTCTGGGCAAGCCAAAGTATTTCCGGGGCAAAAAGGAATTAATGCACTGATGCTGATAGCCATACTTGTTGTGGGTGTTTTATTCGCTTGGAACGGTGATCTGGACACAGCGAACAAGCTTTTCTTATCCGGAGTGGTGCTTGCTCTGATCTTTGGGGTAATGGGTGTCATGCCAATTGGCGGTGGAGACATGCCGGTGGTTATCTCGCTACTAAATAGTTGTTCGGGACTAGCGGCATCAGCGGCGGGATTTGTTATAGCAAACAACGTACTGATTGTGGCAGGTTGCCTTGTAGGAGCGAGCGGATTGATTTTAACCGCGATAATGTGCAAGGCGATGAATCGCTCACTGGGGCATGTACTCTTCAGCGGTTTTGGGGCGACCAGCCAATCCGAAGGGGATGGCGATGATCGTGAACCGAAATCAATTAGTGTCCAAGACGCCTACTACGTTCTAGAGGCAGCGAGCTCTGTTGTCTTTATTCCTGGATACGGAATGGCGGTTGCTCAAGCTCAGCATGTTGTCAAAGAACTTGGGGAGCTATTGGAAAAAAATGGAGCAGAGGTGAATTTTGCCATCCATCCGGTGGCAGGTCGCATGCCGGGTCACATGAATGTACTTCTTGCGGAAGCGGATGTTTCCTATGATCAATTGGTGGAGATGGACAACATCAACCCGGTTATGCCCACAGTTGATGTTGCGGTTGTCATTGGAGCAAATGACGTCGTTAATCCTGCCGCCTCTCAGGATGAGTCGAGTCCGATTTATGGGATGCCCATCATTGAGGCCCACAACGCTAAAACCGTCTTTATTTTAAAGCGTGGACAGGGAAAAGGCTTTTCCGGTTTGGTTAACAAACTCTTTGTCATGGATAATTCCCGTATGATTTACGGGGATGCGAAAGCGACGATTTCGGAGCTAGTTAACGAGCTTAAGGGCTAG
- a CDS encoding glycine cleavage system protein R: MNTPLVMTVIGPDKPGLVDSVASLVADHGGNWLESRMCHLGGQFAGLLQVEIEGARSEDLEKALKELAEHGLEIVIHGSVTDSESHCMEVASIEIVGQDRPGIVKHIANAFTVSGVNVEELSTQCFSAPMSGERLFEAKARVCIPESCDTFVLRHKLESIASDLQVDISYERVT; the protein is encoded by the coding sequence ATGAATACCCCTCTTGTGATGACGGTAATCGGTCCTGATAAGCCCGGGCTAGTGGATTCTGTGGCGTCGCTAGTCGCTGATCACGGTGGGAACTGGCTCGAAAGCCGCATGTGTCATCTAGGAGGGCAATTTGCGGGTTTGCTTCAGGTCGAGATCGAAGGCGCAAGGAGCGAGGACCTCGAAAAGGCTCTAAAAGAGCTGGCAGAGCATGGGCTTGAGATCGTTATCCACGGGAGTGTGACCGATTCGGAATCTCATTGTATGGAGGTGGCAAGCATTGAGATTGTGGGTCAGGATCGTCCCGGGATTGTGAAGCATATTGCGAATGCGTTCACTGTTAGCGGTGTAAATGTCGAGGAGCTATCTACTCAGTGCTTTAGTGCCCCCATGTCGGGAGAGCGCTTGTTCGAAGCGAAAGCGAGAGTCTGCATTCCTGAATCCTGCGATACGTTTGTGCTTCGGCACAAACTTGAGTCGATTGCTTCAGACCTCCAGGTAGACATCTCTTACGAGCGAGTCACTTAG
- a CDS encoding replication-associated recombination protein A, whose product MAPQDELFSGEADLEMISSREGSDDGSSASKPLAARMRPRSLSEVIGQDHVLGKGKLLPKLVESNSFGSLLFYGPPGCGKTSLAEAIANETESRFVRINAVMSNVAELRQILNAARRIEKKDTVLFIDEIHRFNKSQQDLLLPDVESGTIRLIGATTHNPGFYVNAPLLSRSHLFRLEPHSVENIVQSMIRALEDEDRGLRQRKHRASRNTLVGLAKLSDGDLRRGLNALEVVALGLEIGEEISADAISVFASERQIRYDSDEDEHYDTISAFIKSMRGGSPDAALYWLAKMLAGGEDPRFIGRRLIIFASEDVGLADSSALSLATATQQACEFVGLPQCEINLAHCVVYMATAPKSNSSYVALGEVKAAIADRPIQEVPIWLKDSGGTASKQLGHSRDYEYSHSVPENVTGQDYMIEPLCFYRAKRVGAESEIVARLDRWKSLKAAIADQNLSKKDDS is encoded by the coding sequence GGTCGGACGATGGTAGTTCCGCGTCTAAACCACTTGCTGCACGAATGCGCCCTCGCTCCCTATCGGAAGTGATTGGACAGGATCACGTTCTCGGAAAGGGCAAATTGTTGCCGAAATTGGTGGAGTCGAATTCATTCGGAAGCCTTTTGTTCTACGGTCCCCCGGGTTGCGGTAAAACAAGCTTGGCAGAAGCCATCGCCAACGAAACGGAAAGCCGGTTTGTCAGAATCAATGCGGTCATGTCGAACGTTGCAGAACTACGGCAAATATTAAATGCAGCTCGACGTATAGAAAAAAAGGATACCGTTTTATTCATTGATGAAATTCACCGATTCAATAAATCGCAACAGGATCTGCTGTTGCCCGACGTAGAGTCTGGTACGATCCGACTTATCGGAGCGACTACCCACAATCCAGGGTTTTATGTGAACGCTCCGTTGCTGAGCCGATCACACCTATTCCGACTCGAACCACACTCGGTAGAAAACATCGTTCAATCCATGATTCGTGCTCTAGAGGATGAAGACCGAGGGTTGCGGCAGCGAAAGCACAGGGCTTCTAGAAACACCCTCGTGGGTCTAGCGAAATTGAGCGATGGGGATTTGCGTCGGGGACTCAATGCGCTAGAGGTGGTTGCGTTGGGCCTTGAAATTGGGGAGGAAATTTCGGCGGATGCGATATCGGTATTCGCGAGTGAAAGACAGATCCGATACGATTCTGACGAAGACGAGCACTACGACACGATATCCGCTTTTATAAAAAGCATGCGAGGGGGATCCCCGGATGCTGCCTTATACTGGCTGGCAAAGATGCTAGCGGGAGGAGAAGACCCTCGGTTTATTGGGCGACGCCTCATCATTTTTGCGTCTGAGGATGTCGGGCTGGCGGATTCGAGTGCCCTGTCGCTAGCAACTGCAACACAGCAGGCCTGTGAATTCGTCGGTCTGCCTCAATGTGAAATTAATCTCGCGCATTGCGTTGTCTACATGGCGACAGCACCCAAAAGCAATTCCTCTTATGTTGCGCTTGGGGAAGTAAAGGCCGCGATCGCTGATAGGCCCATTCAGGAAGTGCCAATCTGGCTTAAGGACAGTGGTGGCACGGCGTCCAAGCAATTGGGCCATTCTAGAGATTATGAATACAGTCATAGCGTTCCCGAAAATGTGACTGGACAAGACTATATGATTGAGCCTCTCTGCTTTTATCGAGCGAAGCGCGTTGGAGCGGAATCAGAAATTGTGGCTCGTTTAGACCGTTGGAAATCATTGAAAGCGGCAATCGCAGACCAGAATCTGAGCAAGAAAGATGATAGTTGA
- a CDS encoding di-heme oxidoredictase family protein, translating into MRADSMRCLIAATLITILVHADYRLPGGATTVFETSREAFTQPLENLAPRSLAKFFSGDTLFNTNWVNASSVVTSRDGLGPLFNMRSCSACHFKDGRGSPPAAGEIPNGLLVRISATGDQANGAPFPHPVYGNQLSVRSLPGTKPEAEVLVSYKEIVGSYPDGSKFRIQKPNYSFKEPGYGPLDDFHYSPRVAPSVFGLGLLGSIPDEILLRQSDPNDADNDGISGRPNWVWSASQTAKSLGKFGWKANKANLLDQTAAAFQGDIGITSDLFPSENHTDQQTELADSPSGGNPEIDELDLEDVVFYLQSLAPPASRFETEADYKKGYELFTETKCTSCHTPEFKTAKQALIPALSGLTIHPYTDLLLHDMGNGLADNRPDFEATGNEWRTPPLWGIGLIPKVNGHTRLLHDGRARNIEEAILWHGGEGEESKQLFTLLNEQARADLIQFVESL; encoded by the coding sequence ATGAGAGCTGATTCAATGCGTTGCCTAATAGCTGCGACACTTATCACGATACTGGTACATGCGGACTACCGACTGCCTGGGGGCGCCACAACTGTATTCGAAACATCTCGCGAAGCATTCACGCAACCCCTAGAAAATTTGGCCCCTAGGTCCTTGGCAAAGTTCTTTTCCGGTGATACTTTGTTCAATACGAATTGGGTAAACGCTTCGTCCGTCGTGACGAGTCGAGATGGACTCGGCCCGCTTTTCAATATGCGATCTTGTTCAGCCTGCCACTTTAAAGATGGAAGAGGGAGCCCTCCCGCCGCCGGAGAAATTCCGAATGGGCTATTAGTCAGAATCAGCGCCACCGGAGACCAAGCTAATGGAGCCCCCTTCCCTCATCCCGTTTACGGAAATCAACTAAGTGTCCGCTCTCTTCCAGGCACTAAACCTGAGGCAGAGGTTCTGGTTTCATACAAAGAGATTGTCGGCAGCTACCCAGATGGAAGTAAATTTCGTATCCAAAAACCAAACTACTCCTTTAAAGAGCCCGGATATGGACCGCTGGATGATTTTCACTATTCTCCCCGTGTCGCGCCGAGTGTTTTTGGATTAGGGCTACTCGGCTCGATTCCCGATGAAATTCTACTAAGACAATCCGATCCAAACGACGCCGACAACGATGGAATCTCAGGTCGGCCCAACTGGGTTTGGAGCGCTAGTCAAACCGCCAAATCACTTGGAAAGTTTGGTTGGAAAGCGAACAAAGCGAACTTACTAGACCAAACTGCCGCCGCCTTCCAAGGCGACATCGGTATCACCTCCGATCTCTTTCCTTCGGAGAACCACACGGATCAGCAGACTGAACTCGCAGATTCACCAAGCGGAGGAAACCCTGAGATAGACGAACTAGATTTAGAGGACGTTGTTTTCTACCTTCAGTCACTAGCTCCTCCAGCAAGTCGTTTCGAAACCGAAGCCGATTACAAGAAGGGGTATGAGCTTTTTACAGAGACTAAATGTACAAGCTGCCACACACCCGAGTTTAAGACAGCGAAACAAGCCCTCATACCCGCGCTGTCCGGACTAACCATTCATCCCTATACGGATCTTCTTCTCCATGATATGGGAAACGGTTTGGCAGACAACCGTCCCGATTTTGAGGCAACAGGAAACGAATGGCGAACACCTCCCTTATGGGGCATCGGACTGATACCCAAGGTAAATGGCCACACAAGATTGCTTCACGACGGGCGTGCGAGAAATATTGAAGAAGCAATCCTTTGGCATGGAGGTGAGGGCGAGGAAAGCAAGCAGCTCTTTACGTTACTGAATGAACAAGCTCGAGCTGATTTGATTCAATTTGTTGAATCGTTGTAA